In Halobaculum sp. XH14, a single genomic region encodes these proteins:
- a CDS encoding TetR/AcrR family transcriptional regulator translates to MGTGDTDADTATRIVEAARRALVEHGYDGLSMARVAAEFDGSQSLIHYHFDSREGLLAALLERERDLYIERLEALPDDPERRLERLMDTFVREFEDWAEESGMATRFVELSAAATGSEPIRAALRDMYALIREAFERTIADGVRSGVFEPVDPAEVARLLMAGHDSVGERWVVGEPSEIPRIADALDRYVLTEVRR, encoded by the coding sequence ATGGGAACGGGCGACACGGACGCGGACACGGCGACGAGGATCGTGGAGGCGGCGCGGCGAGCGCTGGTCGAACACGGCTACGACGGGCTCTCGATGGCCAGGGTCGCCGCCGAGTTCGACGGGAGCCAGTCGCTGATCCACTACCACTTCGACTCCCGCGAGGGGCTGCTCGCCGCGCTCCTGGAACGGGAGCGTGACCTGTACATCGAACGCCTCGAAGCGCTCCCGGACGACCCCGAGAGGCGGCTGGAGCGACTGATGGACACGTTCGTCCGCGAGTTCGAGGACTGGGCCGAGGAGAGCGGGATGGCGACCCGGTTCGTCGAACTGTCCGCGGCCGCCACCGGCTCGGAACCCATCCGGGCGGCGCTGCGGGACATGTACGCGCTGATCCGCGAGGCGTTCGAGCGGACCATCGCCGACGGCGTCAGGTCGGGCGTCTTCGAGCCGGTCGACCCAGCCGAGGTCGCCCGGCTGTTGATGGCCGGACACGACAGCGTCGGGGAGCGCTGGGTCGTCGGGGAACCGAGTGAGATCCCGAGGATCGCCGACGCGCTCGACCGATACGTGCTCACGGAGGTCAGGCGGTGA